The window GATGTTTACACCCACAGCGAAATGCTGCCGGCAAACTATTACCCGGCATTCAAAAAATACAAGCACTTCGTGGGCAACTACGGAAGCTCCTGGTGGGCACAGAAGGAGGAGTTTGAAACCTTCAACGGCCCCGTACTGTTCACCACCAACTGCCTGGTTCCCCCTTCAAAAAATGCAACATACCGTGAGAGGGTATATACAACCGGTGCAGCAGGTTTTAACGGTTTCAAACATATAGCCGACCGTGAAAAAGGCGGAAAAAAGGACTTCAGTGAGATCATAGAACACGCCAAAAACTGCAGTCCCCCGATAGAGATAGAGAAAGGTGAGATAGTTGGCGGCTTCGCCCATGCACAGGTGTTTGCTCTGGCCGACAAGGTTGTTGACGCGGTTAAAAGCGGAGCTATAAGAAAATTCTTCGTTATGGCAGGTTGCGACGGCCGTATGAAAGATCGTGATTACTATACCGAATTTGCCGAGAAGCTGCCAAAAGATACGGTAATTCTCACAGCTGGCTGCGCCAAGTACCGTTACAACAAGCTGCCGCTGGGTGACATTGGAGGCATACCCCGGGTGCTTGATGCGGGTCAGTGCAACGACTCCTACTCGCTGGCCGTGGTGGCGATGAAGCTGAAGGAGATATTCGAGCTGAACGATATCAACGAGCTCCCTATAGCCTACAACATAGCATGGTACGAGCAGAAGGCGGTAATAGTGCTGCTTGCGCTTCTTTCCCTGGGAGTCAGGAATATTCACCTCGGCCCTACCCTGCCGGCGTTTCTCTCGCCCAACGTGGCAAAAGTGCTGGTTGAGCAGTTCGGGATAGGCGGTATCACCACCCCCGACGAGGATCTCAAAATGTTCCTAAACTGATCGGATGCTGATGTTCCCCGCCGGTTTCGGCGGGGGCATCCGTTTTGAAGTAAGCACCGGGTACACCGGCCGGCGAGGGAACTGGTTTCGGCAGCAACTCCGGCATCGACGGCAGTACCGGCTGAACCGGGTACACCGGCCGGCGGGGGAACTGGTTTCGGCAGGGAAAATCAGTAAACTGAAATTTTTTGTAACTTGTACAACTGATCATAATAACTCCGAAAATATCTGCCATGCATACCAGATTGGTAATAACCGCACTGCTCGTGACACTCATAAGCGGTACCGGACTGAAGGCCCAGTTTTCCCTTTCGGGGGAATACAGGCCCAGAACCGAGTTCAGGCACGGGTTCCAAAGCCTCATGTTCGCTGATGATGATCCGGCTTTTTTTATCTCGCAGCGCACCCGGCTGAACCTGGGTGTGGCACAGGAGGATTACTCCTTCGGGTTCAGTTTCCAGGATGTGAGGGTGTGGGGTGAAGTACCCCAGCTCAACAGGAGCGATGCCCTCTCGTCGGTACACGAGGCGTGGGGTGAGGTTAAACTCTCTGAGGCAGTTAAGCTGAAGGCGGGCAGGCAGGAGATAGTTTACGACAATGCCCGTATCTTCGGCAATGTTGACTGGGCACAGCAGGGCCGCAGCCATGACGCAGCCGTGCTGAAATGGCAATCCTCAGAAAACACCCGGCTGCATGCCGGGTTCGCATTCAACCAGGACAGGGAGAGGCGTACCGGAACTTTCTACCCGCTCACCAACTACAAGACCTTCCAGTACCTCTGGCTCAACCGCAATGCCGAACAGGTCACATGGAGCCTGCTGATGCTCAATACAGGTTACCAGAACACTCCCGGCCAAATGACATTTTTGCTGACAACCGGCGGCAGGCTGGTTTACAGTCCGAGTCCGGGCAGCCTTTCCGGCTCTGCCTACCTGCAGGCCGGTGATGACCCGACGGGCTCAAGCCTCCTGGCCTGGTACCTGGCAATGGAATATGCCCATCCGCTGAATGAAGCGATAACTTTGAGCGGGGGATTTGAACTGCTTTCGGGTACCGACGAACCGGATATGGCAACCCGCACCAGGAACAATTCCTTCACCCCGCTTTTCGGGACCAATCATGCATTCAACGGGCACATGGACTATTTTTACGTGGGGAACCATCTGAATGATGTGGGACTGATTGATTTTTACGGTGGGATGAATTTCAGGCGTGAACGCTGGTCGGCCGGGTTCAGGCTTCATGCCTTCATTTCAGAAGGGGAGATCCTGATTGCAGGGGGTGGCAGGGAAGGCGAACGCCAATACCTGGGAACTGAAATAGATATTTTTGCCGGCTATACCCTCTTCGAGCAGGCTACTGTCAGGGCCGGGTATTCGCAGATGTTCGCCACTGAAGCTATGGAGCGCCTCAAGGGCGGAAGCAAGGATGAGGTCAATAACTGGGTATGGCTCATGCTGGTATTGAGGCCATCATTTCTGAAAGCCCCATCAGACTTCGTCAGATAAAATAACATGAAT of the Marinilabiliales bacterium genome contains:
- a CDS encoding hydroxylamine reductase — translated: DVYTHSEMLPANYYPAFKKYKHFVGNYGSSWWAQKEEFETFNGPVLFTTNCLVPPSKNATYRERVYTTGAAGFNGFKHIADREKGGKKDFSEIIEHAKNCSPPIEIEKGEIVGGFAHAQVFALADKVVDAVKSGAIRKFFVMAGCDGRMKDRDYYTEFAEKLPKDTVILTAGCAKYRYNKLPLGDIGGIPRVLDAGQCNDSYSLAVVAMKLKEIFELNDINELPIAYNIAWYEQKAVIVLLALLSLGVRNIHLGPTLPAFLSPNVAKVLVEQFGIGGITTPDEDLKMFLN